The following proteins are encoded in a genomic region of Eulemur rufifrons isolate Redbay chromosome 18, OSU_ERuf_1, whole genome shotgun sequence:
- the FBXW7 gene encoding F-box/WD repeat-containing protein 7 isoform X5 → MNQELLSVGSKRRRTGGSLRGNPSSSQIDEEQMNRVVEEEQQQQLRQQEEEHTARNGEVVGAEPRPGDQNDSQQGQLEENNNRFISVDEDSSGNQEDQEEDEEHAGEQDEEDEEEEEMDQESDDFDQSDDSSREDEHTHSNSVTNSSSIVDLPIHQLSSPFYTKTTKVSIFNLLLT, encoded by the coding sequence ATGAATCAGGAACTGCTCTCTGTGGGCAGCAAAAGACGACGAACTGGAGGCTCTCTGAGAGGTAACCCTTCCTCAAGCCAGATAGATGAGGAACAGATGAATCGTGTGGTAGAGGAGGAACAGCAGCAACAACTAAGACAACAAGAGGAGGAGCACACTGCAAGGAATGGTGAAGTTGTTGGCGCAGAACCTAGACCTGGAGACCAAAATGATTCCCAGCAAGGACAATTGGAAGAAAACAATAATCGATTTATTTCGGTAGATGAGGACTCCTCAGGAAACCAGGAAGACCAAGAAGAAGATGAAGAACATGCTGGTGAACaagatgaggaggatgaggaggaggaggaaatggaccaGGAGAGTGATGATTTTGATCAGTCTGATGACAGTAGCAGAGAAGATGAACATACACATAGTAATAGTGTCACAAACTCCAGTAGTATTGTGGACCTGCCTATTCACCAACTCTCCTCCCCATTTTATACAAAGACAACAAAAGTGAGTATATTCAATTTACTGTTAACCTGA